One genomic region from Desulfobacterales bacterium encodes:
- a CDS encoding macro domain-containing protein yields LAGQHQLATIAFPAISCGVYGYPIHEACRIALDTTCNFLKTNEIIKMVSFVLFSSGNHKVYQEYLAKLSGS; encoded by the coding sequence CGCTCGCCGGACAGCACCAGCTTGCCACCATTGCCTTTCCGGCCATCAGCTGCGGCGTTTACGGCTACCCCATCCATGAGGCCTGCCGGATTGCCCTTGATACGACTTGCAACTTTTTGAAAACAAACGAAATTATAAAAATGGTGAGTTTTGTCCTGTTTTCATCCGGCAACCATAAGGTCTATCAGGAGTATCTTGCCAAACTCAGCGGTTCCTGA